In the Balaenoptera acutorostrata chromosome 16, mBalAcu1.1, whole genome shotgun sequence genome, ACGATGTTATGTGAATACAGCCCTTACAGTGATGCCTGATACATAAGTGCTTAACACGTTTCAGCTGCCGCTGCTACAGGCGTTATCACTAGGACCCGGGGTCTGCGTGGACTCCAGAGCCAGACAGACTTGGGTTCTACTTCTGGCTCTGCACTTACACATGGCTTTGTGCCTGCAAGAAAGTCATTTAACATCTGGGGTGcgcttcttcatctgtgaagtggtGATAAACAATCCTCACCTTCTGTGACCCTTAAGTTAATACATACGTCAGGCACATAAGCACTTTATAGTAAAGTTTGACtgccatcatcattattatttcctcAAGGTGCCCTGGGAAATTAGAGTGATTTTAAGTCAAGACTTCCTCCACTTCGGCTCCTGGAGAATAGAAACACCAGAAGCCCTTGCGTTAGTCAGGACCCCAGGGCTTGGGAAGGGCCCGCTGAGCTGCTGACGACCCTCCCTGTTCCTTCCTCGGCACCCAGGATGGGTACCCCCGCCTCTGTGGTGAGCGAGCCACCCCCCTGGCAGGCCCCGACGGAAGCCCGGGGCCGCAAGCAGGCCTCGGCCAACATCTTCCAGGACGCTGAGCTGCTGCAGATCCAGGGCCTGTTTCACTGCAGCGGGGACCAGCTGGCCGAGGAACGAGCGCAGGTCATCTGGGAGTGTGCAGGGGACCACCGTGTGGCGGAGGCCTTGAAGAGGCTGCGCAGGAAGAGGCCCCCTCGGCAGAAGCCCCTGGGCCCCTCGCTACACCACTGCAGCCGGCTCAGGTAGGCCCCTGGGGCTGGAGGGCCGCGGGGAGGAGAGCACTAACACGCCCACTCTACCCTTTCCCGGCTCTGGGGCCTGGAGCTGCTAACCTGGCCTCACCTCGAAGTACCTACCtttggggttgttgtgaggtctACACAGCGCTTACTTACCACATGGTTGACACTTAGAGGTTGCTGTTACTACTGGAATCGTCTATGACCCTAACCCTACTCCCATGGGAGGGGGTGCCTGGGTCCTCTCAGTGCCACCTCATTTCGCAGTGATTCTCCACCAGGTGCGAGGGACTATggtctggaagaaaaaaacaatcctgTTTACCTGTTGCTGAACAGGTAACATTCAAAAGTAAGCCTGGTGAAAACCCTGGCTGTGGGATTACTAAGAAAATAGCATAAGAGAGTACTGTAGAGACATCAAGGGTTAAAAATGGTTGAGAAACTTTACCTTAAACTTTCCCTATTCCTCCACCTCTTTGCTTATTAGGTCACTGCCAGCTCAGGAACAGTAAGCCCCAAGAGATCGAGTTGAACCACATGGCCTAACCAATCACTATGGGTTACATGCTGGGCCCACAGTCAGAATATCAGATCTGAGCAGGCCTTCTGAGATCATCAGGTCCAGGGGCAGCAAATCAGCTTCATTGCTCATATTAGTTCCAGTTGATTAGTAATCCCTACTGAAATCATCTTAAGATGGATACTTGCCCTCTGGTCTTGCATCAGGACAGATTAATGATGTCTGCCACGAGTACAGGATGAGGAAGATGAAGAAATGCTAAGTGTCACACCCCCTGATCTAGCCCCACTCTCTTTACAGAAGAGCAGTCTGAAAGCTTTGCCTTGTCATGCAGCTCTTTGGGCAGAGATGAGACCAGAGCCCTGGTCTCACTTGGCCCTGaccaatgttttttgtttgttttgttttttaatatttatttatttggctgcgtcgggtcttagttgcggcatgtgggataccttttagttgcggtatgcgggatcttttttagttgcggcatgcgggacctttagttgcggcatgggggacctttagttgcggcatgtgggatctagttccctgaccagggatcgaac is a window encoding:
- the AVPI1 gene encoding arginine vasopressin-induced protein 1 isoform X2 codes for the protein MGTPASVVSEPPPWQAPTEARGRKQASANIFQDAELLQIQGLFHCSGDQLAEERAQVIWECAGDHRVAEALKRLRRKRPPRQKPLGPSLHHCSRLRITEPRAPPADPQSSATEMASSEQYVNSRRTNARIRRNWRKPGPTSYLHQIRH
- the AVPI1 gene encoding arginine vasopressin-induced protein 1 isoform X1, which gives rise to MNAVRSLMGTPASVVSEPPPWQAPTEARGRKQASANIFQDAELLQIQGLFHCSGDQLAEERAQVIWECAGDHRVAEALKRLRRKRPPRQKPLGPSLHHCSRLRITEPRAPPADPQSSATEMASSEQYVNSRRTNARIRRNWRKPGPTSYLHQIRH